The following proteins are co-located in the Mycolicibacterium goodii genome:
- a CDS encoding Dyp-type peroxidase — MLELDDIQHILLTRTPAITGRYEFLTFDTPAGGRAWLSALLDKVQSAADVMASMDASDRWVTVAFTWTGLRALGVPQESLTTFPDEFREGMAARASILGDTGVNAPEHWSGGLAGADLHAIAILFARTDDQCRRSIEEHDRLLAHTDGVRSLSHLDLNATPPFDHAHDHFGFRDRLSQPVMKYSGEEPTPGSGDALEPGEFVLGYPDESGPAANLPQPEVLSRNGSFMAYRRLQEHVATFREYLREHSDGPDGEALLAAKFMGRWRSGAPLVLAPEHDDPALGADPLRNNDFNYKQMDPFGYSCPLGSHARRLNPRDTGHYMNRRRMIRRGATYGPALPDGAPDDGVERGIAAFIICADLVRQFEFAQNVWINDRTFHELGNEHDPICGTQDGTMDFTVPKRPIRKVHKGIPAFTTVRGGAYFFLPGLAAMRYLAALEDEVAP, encoded by the coding sequence GTGCTCGAGCTCGACGACATCCAGCACATCCTGCTGACCCGCACCCCGGCCATCACCGGGCGCTATGAGTTCCTGACGTTCGACACCCCCGCCGGCGGCCGGGCCTGGCTGAGCGCACTGCTCGACAAGGTGCAGTCCGCGGCCGATGTCATGGCATCCATGGACGCCTCGGATCGTTGGGTCACGGTGGCGTTCACGTGGACCGGGCTGCGCGCGCTCGGGGTGCCCCAGGAGTCGCTGACGACTTTTCCCGACGAGTTCCGCGAGGGGATGGCCGCCCGTGCGAGCATTCTCGGCGACACCGGCGTCAACGCACCCGAGCACTGGTCGGGTGGCCTGGCCGGAGCCGATCTGCACGCGATCGCAATCCTGTTCGCCCGCACCGATGATCAGTGCCGACGCTCGATCGAGGAGCACGACCGCCTACTGGCCCACACTGACGGCGTGCGCAGCCTCTCGCACCTCGATCTCAACGCCACACCGCCGTTCGATCACGCCCACGACCACTTCGGCTTCCGCGACCGGTTGTCGCAGCCGGTCATGAAATACTCGGGTGAGGAGCCGACCCCGGGTTCGGGCGACGCGCTGGAACCCGGTGAGTTCGTCCTGGGATATCCCGACGAGTCGGGCCCGGCCGCGAATCTTCCGCAACCCGAGGTATTGTCGCGCAACGGCAGCTTCATGGCGTACCGACGACTGCAAGAACATGTGGCGACCTTCCGCGAGTATCTACGCGAGCATTCCGACGGCCCCGACGGCGAGGCTCTGCTGGCCGCGAAGTTCATGGGCCGGTGGCGCAGCGGCGCCCCGCTGGTGCTCGCGCCCGAGCACGACGATCCCGCTCTCGGGGCAGACCCGTTGCGCAACAACGATTTCAACTACAAGCAGATGGATCCGTTCGGGTACTCCTGCCCGCTGGGATCACACGCACGGCGACTCAACCCGCGCGACACCGGGCACTACATGAACCGGCGGCGGATGATCCGGCGCGGCGCCACCTACGGGCCCGCGCTACCTGATGGGGCACCCGACGACGGCGTCGAGCGCGGTATAGCCGCGTTCATCATCTGCGCGGACCTCGTCCGCCAGTTCGAGTTCGCGCAGAACGTGTGGATCAACGACAGGACATTCCACGAGCTGGGCAACGAGCACGATCCGATCTGCGGCACGCAGGACGGCACCATGGATTTCACCGTCCCCAAACGGCCGATCCGCAAGGTTCACAAAGGAATTCCTGCCTTCACCACGGTCAGAGGCGGTGCGTACTTCTTCCTTCCGGGTCTCGCGGCGATGCGATACCTGGCCGCGCTCGAAGACGAGGTGGCGCCATGA
- the galT gene encoding galactose-1-phosphate uridylyltransferase, which yields MTEPLRWTLADGREQLYFSLPGHTPAPVADRRPLPPRAKEQSQLRFDRQTGQWVVIAALRQDRTYLPAADQCPLCPGPTGETSEVPAPDYDVVVFENRFPSLSGGADFRLPDPAASGAGFVSAPGHGRCEVICFSSDHTGAFAQLPLQHARLVVSAWRHRTADLLNRNGIEQVFCFENRGEAIGVTLNHPHGQIYGYPYLTPRTEHMLRVAGEHRARNGSNLFADLLARERADGVRIVARTDSFTAFVPFAARWPVEVHIYPNRFAHSLLDLEDTELDEFTQIYRDILGRFDRMYPTELPYISALHQYRDSERQREGYFHVELMSVRRSENKLKYLAGSESAMDAFISDVTPESVAQRLREV from the coding sequence ATGACCGAACCGTTGCGCTGGACGCTCGCCGACGGCCGCGAACAGCTGTATTTCTCGCTACCCGGGCACACACCGGCCCCGGTGGCCGACCGCAGGCCGCTGCCGCCACGCGCAAAAGAGCAGTCGCAGTTGCGTTTCGACCGCCAGACCGGCCAATGGGTGGTCATCGCCGCGCTGCGGCAGGACCGCACCTACCTGCCCGCGGCCGATCAGTGCCCGCTGTGTCCGGGACCCACCGGCGAGACCAGCGAGGTGCCCGCACCCGACTACGACGTCGTGGTGTTCGAGAACCGCTTCCCCAGCCTGTCCGGCGGCGCTGACTTCCGGTTGCCCGACCCCGCGGCGTCGGGCGCCGGGTTTGTCTCCGCACCCGGGCACGGCCGCTGCGAGGTGATCTGCTTTTCCAGCGACCACACCGGCGCCTTCGCGCAGCTGCCGCTGCAGCACGCGCGCCTTGTGGTCTCGGCGTGGCGACACCGTACCGCAGACCTGTTGAACCGCAACGGTATCGAGCAGGTGTTCTGTTTCGAGAACCGCGGCGAGGCGATCGGTGTCACGCTCAACCACCCGCACGGGCAGATCTACGGCTACCCGTACCTGACCCCGCGCACCGAACACATGCTGCGGGTCGCAGGCGAGCACCGCGCCCGCAACGGCTCCAACCTGTTCGCGGATCTGCTGGCGCGCGAACGCGCCGACGGCGTGCGGATCGTCGCGCGGACCGATTCGTTCACCGCGTTCGTGCCGTTCGCGGCACGCTGGCCCGTGGAGGTGCACATCTACCCGAACCGGTTCGCGCACAGCCTGCTCGATCTCGAAGACACCGAACTGGACGAGTTCACCCAGATCTACCGCGACATCCTGGGCCGGTTCGACCGCATGTACCCCACCGAACTGCCCTACATCTCGGCGCTGCACCAGTACCGGGACAGCGAACGGCAGCGCGAGGGTTACTTCCACGTAGAGTTGATGTCGGTGCGCCGCAGCGAGAACAAACTCAAGTACCTCGCCGGAAGTGAGTCGGCGATGGATGCTTTCATCAGCGATGTGACGCCCGAAAGCGTCGCACAGCGACTGCGAGAGGTCTGA
- a CDS encoding galactokinase, which produces MGDTVTYAAPGRINLIGEHTDYNLGLALPIALPQRVVVRYEPDGSGAITVSSAQESGDVVVPLDTAPGAITGWAAYIAGVVWALRSNGHRVDGGRMSITSDVEMGSGLASSAALECAVLSALTHGAEIDRIEQARIAQCAENVYVGAPTGLMDQLASLFGEPGRAMLIDFRDLTVQHVPFTPETAGLTLLVMNSRAPHRHAGGEYAARRASCERVAAALGVDSLRDLQDRGLAALGPATGEEDFRRARHILTENQRVLDVVAALENSDFTRVGEILTASHASMRDDFEITTEHIDLIADTAMRAGALGARMTGGGFGGCVIALVPADLADTVADTVRTTVVGAGYPEPAISPAQAAAGAAVVA; this is translated from the coding sequence GTGGGCGATACGGTCACCTACGCCGCCCCCGGGCGGATCAATCTGATCGGCGAGCACACCGATTACAACCTGGGCCTGGCACTGCCCATCGCGCTGCCCCAACGCGTCGTGGTGCGCTACGAGCCCGACGGTTCCGGCGCCATCACGGTGTCCAGCGCACAGGAATCCGGCGACGTCGTGGTACCGCTGGACACCGCCCCCGGCGCCATCACCGGGTGGGCGGCCTACATCGCCGGGGTGGTGTGGGCACTGCGCAGCAACGGCCATCGGGTCGACGGTGGCCGCATGTCGATCACCAGCGACGTCGAGATGGGTTCGGGTCTGGCGTCGTCGGCCGCGCTGGAGTGCGCCGTGCTGTCCGCGCTGACCCACGGGGCCGAGATCGACCGCATCGAGCAGGCCCGCATCGCGCAGTGCGCCGAGAACGTCTACGTCGGCGCACCGACGGGGCTCATGGACCAACTCGCGTCGTTGTTCGGCGAACCCGGCCGCGCGATGCTGATCGACTTCCGCGATCTCACCGTGCAACACGTGCCGTTCACCCCGGAGACCGCGGGCCTGACCCTGCTGGTGATGAATTCGCGTGCCCCGCACCGGCATGCCGGCGGCGAATACGCCGCCCGGCGGGCGTCATGTGAGCGCGTCGCGGCCGCCCTCGGCGTCGACTCGCTGCGGGACCTGCAGGACCGGGGCCTGGCCGCGCTCGGCCCGGCGACCGGCGAGGAGGATTTCCGGCGTGCCCGCCACATCCTCACCGAAAACCAGCGGGTTCTCGATGTCGTTGCGGCCCTGGAGAACTCCGATTTCACCCGGGTGGGCGAGATCCTGACGGCCTCGCATGCGTCGATGCGCGACGATTTCGAGATCACCACCGAGCACATCGACCTGATCGCCGATACCGCCATGCGGGCCGGTGCGCTGGGCGCGCGGATGACCGGCGGCGGTTTCGGTGGTTGCGTCATCGCGCTGGTGCCCGCCGATCTGGCCGACACCGTGGCCGACACCGTGCGCACCACCGTGGTCGGTGCCGGCTACCCCGAACCGGCGATCAGCCCGGCGCAGGCCGCAGCGGGTGCCGCTGTGGTCGCCTGA
- a CDS encoding SGNH/GDSL hydrolase family protein — MAPFTRYVALGDSQTEGLWDGDDTVGLRGFADRLAAELDGLHPGLAYANLAIRGKRIRDVLDEQLPPALQMRPDLVTICVGMNDVTRPGRSFGAALGDLDRIYAALAQTGATVVTTTFPDIVRILPVGRLLNRRVLLINDAIREATRRHGFRLVDLYNAPSMNEIETWSPDRVHGSPRGHMLFAAAAAEALDLPGSNHDWALPSASAEPGSVRSRAHSQVLWTRNMLLPWAWRHLRGRSGGDGRTPRRPVLAEVSC, encoded by the coding sequence GTGGCACCTTTCACCCGCTATGTCGCACTGGGCGACAGCCAGACCGAGGGCCTCTGGGACGGCGACGACACGGTTGGGCTGAGGGGATTCGCCGACCGGCTCGCCGCCGAACTCGACGGGCTGCACCCGGGGCTGGCGTACGCGAATCTGGCGATCCGCGGCAAGCGGATCCGCGATGTGCTCGATGAACAGTTGCCGCCGGCCCTGCAGATGCGCCCCGATCTGGTCACCATCTGCGTCGGCATGAACGACGTGACCCGGCCGGGGCGGTCGTTCGGCGCCGCCCTCGGCGACCTGGACAGGATCTATGCCGCGCTCGCGCAGACCGGCGCCACGGTGGTCACCACGACGTTTCCCGACATCGTGCGGATCCTGCCGGTCGGTCGCCTGCTCAACCGGCGAGTGCTGCTGATCAACGACGCGATCCGGGAAGCGACCCGGCGACACGGCTTCCGGCTGGTCGACCTCTACAACGCACCGTCGATGAACGAGATCGAGACGTGGAGTCCCGACCGCGTGCACGGCTCACCCCGCGGGCACATGTTGTTCGCCGCCGCCGCGGCCGAAGCACTGGATCTGCCTGGGAGCAACCATGATTGGGCACTGCCGAGTGCGTCCGCCGAACCCGGGTCGGTCAGATCCCGCGCGCACTCGCAGGTGCTGTGGACCCGCAACATGCTGCTGCCGTGGGCGTGGCGGCATCTGCGGGGCCGGTCCGGTGGCGACGGACGGACGCCGCGGCGCCCGGTGCTGGCCGAAGTGAGTTGTTAG
- a CDS encoding acyl-CoA synthetase → MSVSFDLSTVFSTVARAIPDQTFVVWRDRRLTYSQFDARVDGFARFLVSAGLGVHTERAELAGHESGQDHLGIYLRNGNEYLEAMVGSYRARVAPFNVSYRYVEDELLYLLTDSNARALVFNAEFAPRVAAIRDRLPSLAVLIQVADDSGNELLPGAVDYDAILSTSEPDGAMPTPSGDDLYILYTGGTTGMPKGVLWRQHDIFLSSMGGRPFGAENFLSSYAELADKARSSAGAMSMLMIPPLMHGAAQWASFTAITMGGKLVIPDDVVRLRPDEALRLAERERVMSIPVVGDAIARPLIDEIETGNYDLSGLITISNGGAPMSPTVRSRILAALPHLMLLDAVGASESGAQMSAYTTTGAETPTATFTPQPDTAVVSEDLTRVLGPGEGGGWLARRDLIPLGYLGDAAKTARTFPTVDGVRWSVPGDRANVLPDGRIQLLGRDSVTINSGGEKIFVEEVERAIAAHPAIYDVVVVGRPSERWGSEVVAVVQFAEDASATDDELVEVCARSIARYKIPKAFIRTAQIVRSPAGKADYRWARDVATAAVPS, encoded by the coding sequence ATGAGCGTTTCGTTCGATCTGTCCACGGTCTTTTCCACGGTGGCGCGCGCGATCCCCGACCAGACCTTCGTGGTGTGGCGTGACCGGCGGCTGACCTACTCCCAGTTCGATGCGCGCGTCGACGGTTTCGCGCGTTTCCTGGTCTCGGCCGGGCTCGGCGTGCACACCGAACGGGCCGAACTCGCGGGCCATGAGTCCGGACAGGACCATCTCGGCATCTATCTGCGCAACGGCAACGAATACCTCGAGGCGATGGTCGGCAGCTACCGCGCCCGGGTCGCGCCGTTCAACGTCAGTTACCGCTACGTCGAGGACGAACTGCTCTACCTGCTCACCGACTCCAACGCCCGTGCGCTGGTCTTCAACGCCGAATTCGCACCGCGGGTGGCCGCGATCCGCGACCGGTTGCCGAGCCTAGCGGTGCTCATCCAGGTGGCCGACGATTCGGGCAACGAATTGCTGCCTGGCGCAGTCGATTACGACGCCATCCTGTCCACCTCGGAACCCGACGGCGCAATGCCGACGCCATCCGGCGACGACCTGTACATCCTGTACACGGGCGGCACGACGGGTATGCCCAAGGGCGTCCTGTGGCGTCAGCACGACATCTTCCTGTCGTCGATGGGCGGACGCCCCTTCGGCGCCGAGAACTTCCTGTCCTCATACGCCGAACTCGCCGACAAGGCACGGTCATCGGCCGGCGCCATGTCGATGCTGATGATCCCGCCGTTGATGCACGGCGCCGCCCAGTGGGCGTCGTTCACCGCGATCACCATGGGCGGAAAGCTGGTCATCCCCGACGACGTGGTGCGCCTGCGCCCCGACGAGGCGTTGCGGCTCGCCGAACGTGAACGCGTCATGAGCATTCCGGTCGTCGGCGACGCCATCGCCCGCCCGCTGATCGACGAGATCGAGACCGGGAACTACGACCTGTCCGGGCTGATCACCATCAGCAACGGCGGCGCGCCGATGTCCCCGACCGTGCGGTCGCGCATCCTGGCGGCCCTGCCGCACCTCATGCTGCTCGACGCGGTGGGCGCGTCCGAATCGGGGGCGCAGATGAGTGCGTACACCACCACCGGCGCCGAGACCCCGACCGCGACCTTCACGCCGCAACCCGACACCGCCGTGGTGTCGGAGGATCTCACCCGCGTGCTCGGCCCCGGCGAGGGCGGCGGCTGGCTGGCCCGGCGCGACCTGATCCCGCTGGGTTACCTCGGCGACGCCGCCAAGACCGCGCGCACCTTCCCCACCGTCGACGGCGTGCGGTGGTCGGTGCCGGGCGACCGGGCAAACGTGCTGCCGGACGGGCGTATTCAGCTGTTGGGCCGCGACTCGGTGACCATCAACTCCGGCGGGGAGAAGATTTTCGTCGAGGAGGTCGAGCGTGCCATCGCCGCGCACCCGGCGATCTACGACGTCGTCGTGGTGGGCAGGCCCTCGGAACGCTGGGGCAGCGAGGTCGTGGCCGTCGTCCAGTTCGCCGAAGACGCCTCTGCGACCGACGACGAACTCGTCGAGGTGTGCGCGCGGTCCATCGCGCGCTACAAGATCCCCAAGGCGTTCATCCGGACGGCCCAGATCGTGCGCTCGCCCGCCGGGAAGGCCGACTACCGGTGGGCCAGGGATGTCGCGACGGCGGCCGTCCCGTCCTGA
- a CDS encoding DeoR/GlpR family DNA-binding transcription regulator: MLAAERRRAILRALDDGGGAVRVADLATRLRVSEMTVRRDLDAMDAEELLRKVHGGAVSRHHRGEEPVSSVKAAQQRAEKAAIADLAATTVADGVTIALSAGTTTTELARRLRRRPSISVVTNSLSVFDVQTGRTADSDDGVEGPTVYLCGGTRTPSDALVGPVAETAIASFRVDATYVGVHGIDPDAGLTSPNIAEAHTNRALINIGAKLIVLADHTKYREVGTNVFADLGQVDTLITDDKLAAADHATLAAHVGSVLIAEVNPPR, translated from the coding sequence ATGCTTGCCGCCGAACGCCGCCGGGCGATCCTGCGCGCCCTCGACGACGGAGGTGGTGCGGTACGGGTCGCCGACCTCGCGACGCGCCTGCGGGTCTCCGAGATGACGGTGCGCCGTGACCTCGACGCCATGGACGCCGAGGAGCTGCTGCGCAAGGTGCACGGCGGCGCGGTCAGCCGCCACCACCGCGGCGAGGAGCCCGTGTCCTCGGTCAAGGCCGCACAGCAGCGCGCCGAGAAGGCCGCGATCGCCGATCTGGCGGCCACGACCGTCGCCGACGGCGTCACGATCGCGCTCAGCGCGGGCACCACGACCACCGAGTTGGCCCGCAGGCTGCGCCGACGGCCGTCGATCTCGGTGGTCACCAACTCGCTGTCGGTGTTCGACGTGCAGACCGGCCGCACAGCCGACTCCGACGACGGCGTCGAGGGGCCCACGGTCTACCTGTGCGGCGGCACCCGCACCCCGTCCGACGCCCTGGTCGGACCCGTCGCCGAGACCGCGATCGCGTCGTTCCGGGTCGACGCCACCTACGTCGGGGTCCACGGCATCGATCCCGACGCCGGTCTCACCTCGCCGAACATCGCCGAGGCACATACCAACCGGGCGCTGATCAACATCGGCGCCAAGCTCATCGTGTTGGCCGACCACACCAAGTACCGCGAGGTCGGCACCAACGTCTTCGCCGACCTCGGGCAGGTCGACACCCTCATCACCGACGACAAACTGGCGGCCGCCGACCACGCGACGCTGGCCGCACACGTCGGCTCCGTCCTGATCGCCGAGGTGAACCCACCACGATGA
- a CDS encoding DUF732 domain-containing protein encodes MAGVMAATAIGVAPAHADPADPAVPGIPVDPAVPGAPTDQAFVDALGQAGVNAVDPAQAAAMGQAVCPMLAEQGQSAADVASNVADTGGMPLGPATMFTGIAVSMFCPAMVAKLSQGVPPDLPMNVPWPMFGF; translated from the coding sequence ATGGCAGGCGTGATGGCGGCAACCGCCATCGGCGTCGCTCCGGCCCATGCCGACCCGGCCGACCCTGCGGTGCCGGGGATTCCCGTCGACCCCGCGGTCCCGGGCGCTCCCACCGACCAGGCCTTCGTCGATGCGCTCGGTCAGGCCGGGGTGAACGCGGTCGATCCGGCGCAGGCGGCCGCGATGGGTCAGGCGGTGTGCCCGATGCTCGCCGAACAGGGGCAGAGCGCCGCCGATGTCGCGTCCAACGTCGCCGACACCGGCGGTATGCCGCTGGGGCCCGCCACGATGTTCACCGGGATCGCGGTGTCGATGTTCTGCCCGGCGATGGTGGCCAAGCTCAGCCAGGGCGTGCCGCCGGACCTGCCGATGAACGTGCCGTGGCCGATGTTCGGCTTCTAA
- a CDS encoding nuclear transport factor 2 family protein: MGLTRAELLTAVERSPQAAAAHDRAGWVGLFADGGRIEDPVGSRPHRGPAEIAQFYDTFIGPRDITFHRDVDIVAGDTVIRDLELEVAMGAADGAAVTMRIPAYLRYALEPELGDGPDRARITELQAYWELPAMVLQFLRHGTRAVPVGLQLAGALLRNQGPVGAVGFAAGFRGVGARPPSHSRRRFTGLLDNLCAGDEVSVRRKLRRDARVLSGEATPLGASKLTAMTVGGCWRKVIVSGASAVAGIDTRSGRAVLIAELTPNGIRRVRYFTDAAARQG, encoded by the coding sequence ATGGGCCTGACACGTGCCGAGCTGTTGACCGCGGTCGAACGATCACCGCAGGCTGCGGCCGCGCACGACCGGGCCGGATGGGTGGGATTGTTCGCTGACGGCGGACGCATCGAGGACCCCGTGGGTTCGCGGCCGCACCGGGGGCCCGCCGAGATCGCACAGTTCTACGACACGTTCATCGGGCCGCGCGACATCACGTTCCACCGCGATGTCGACATCGTCGCCGGTGACACCGTGATCCGCGACCTCGAGCTCGAGGTCGCCATGGGCGCTGCCGATGGCGCCGCGGTGACGATGCGGATCCCGGCCTACCTGCGCTACGCGCTGGAACCCGAGCTCGGCGATGGTCCCGACCGGGCCCGCATCACCGAACTACAGGCGTACTGGGAGTTGCCCGCGATGGTCCTGCAGTTCCTGCGCCACGGAACCCGCGCCGTCCCGGTGGGGTTGCAACTGGCCGGTGCCCTGCTGCGCAACCAGGGCCCGGTCGGCGCAGTGGGGTTCGCGGCCGGATTCCGCGGCGTGGGTGCGCGACCGCCCAGCCACAGCAGACGGCGGTTCACCGGGCTGCTCGACAATCTGTGCGCCGGTGACGAGGTGTCGGTGCGGCGCAAGCTCAGACGCGACGCCCGCGTGCTTTCGGGCGAGGCCACCCCGCTGGGCGCCTCGAAGTTGACCGCAATGACGGTCGGGGGTTGCTGGCGCAAGGTCATCGTGTCGGGCGCCAGCGCCGTCGCCGGTATCGACACGCGGTCCGGGCGCGCCGTGCTGATCGCCGAACTGACCCCGAACGGGATCCGGCGGGTGCGGTACTTCACCGACGCCGCCGCGCGCCAGGGTTGA
- a CDS encoding sodium:solute symporter family protein: protein MTTTTTLAADLAAENVLRLSVGAIDYVLIAIYFVFVLGIGYVARNQISTSLDFFLSGRRMPAWVTGLAFVSANLGAIEIMGMSANGAEIGLSTMHYYWIGAVPAMVFLGIVMMPFYYGSKVRSVPEFMRRRFGPGAHLVNAISFAVAQVLIAGVNLFLLATVINVLLGWNQWLSLIVAALIVLTYTALGGLSAAIYNEVLQFFVILAFLVPLTIFGLIKVGGWSGLKDKVIDTMSDGAVTASVNEQLTTWPGQALSGFSSPVWSVIGIVFGLGFVLSFGYWTTNFVEVQRAMASDSISAARRSPIIAAFPKMFIPFVVVVPGMIAGAVIGDVVQLKSTGSGDVTYNDAMLVMIRDILPNGLIGVAITGLLASFMAGMAANISAFNTVFSYDIWQQYVVKDRPDGYYIGVGRIATVAATVLAIFTALIAAGYSNLMDYLQTLFGFFNAPLFATFILGMFWRRMTATAGWTGLVAGTLSAVAVFLLGESGVINLPGQGVPFVAAAAAFVVDIAVSVVVSLVTAPKPAHELTGLVYSETPREIFHDPESAGKPWYLRATPLAAVAIGLAVVLNIVFH from the coding sequence ATGACCACGACCACAACACTGGCCGCAGATCTGGCAGCGGAGAACGTCCTGCGCCTCTCGGTCGGTGCAATCGACTACGTGCTGATCGCGATCTACTTCGTCTTCGTCCTGGGCATCGGCTACGTCGCCCGCAACCAGATCTCGACGAGCCTGGACTTCTTCCTGTCCGGCCGCCGGATGCCCGCGTGGGTGACGGGTCTGGCGTTCGTCTCCGCCAACCTCGGCGCCATCGAGATCATGGGCATGTCGGCCAACGGCGCCGAGATCGGCCTGTCGACCATGCACTACTACTGGATCGGCGCCGTGCCTGCGATGGTGTTCCTCGGCATCGTGATGATGCCGTTCTACTACGGCTCCAAGGTCCGCAGCGTCCCCGAGTTCATGCGCAGGCGGTTCGGGCCGGGCGCACACCTGGTGAACGCCATCAGCTTCGCCGTCGCGCAGGTGCTGATCGCGGGTGTCAACCTGTTCCTGCTGGCGACCGTGATCAACGTGCTGCTCGGCTGGAACCAGTGGCTGTCGCTGATCGTCGCGGCGCTGATCGTGCTCACCTACACCGCGCTGGGCGGACTCTCGGCCGCCATCTACAACGAGGTGCTGCAGTTCTTCGTGATCCTGGCCTTCCTGGTGCCGCTGACGATCTTCGGTCTCATCAAGGTCGGCGGCTGGAGCGGGTTGAAGGACAAGGTGATCGACACCATGTCCGACGGCGCGGTGACCGCGTCGGTGAACGAGCAGTTGACCACGTGGCCCGGTCAGGCGCTGTCGGGATTCTCCAGCCCGGTGTGGTCGGTGATCGGCATCGTGTTCGGCCTCGGCTTCGTGTTGTCCTTCGGGTACTGGACGACGAACTTCGTCGAGGTGCAGCGCGCCATGGCATCGGATTCGATCTCGGCGGCCCGGCGGTCGCCGATCATCGCGGCGTTCCCGAAGATGTTCATCCCCTTCGTCGTGGTGGTCCCCGGCATGATCGCCGGCGCGGTGATCGGCGACGTCGTGCAACTGAAGTCCACGGGCTCCGGCGATGTCACCTACAACGACGCGATGCTCGTGATGATCCGCGACATCCTGCCCAACGGCCTGATCGGCGTGGCGATCACCGGTCTGCTGGCATCGTTCATGGCGGGCATGGCCGCCAACATCTCGGCGTTCAACACCGTTTTCAGCTACGACATCTGGCAGCAGTACGTGGTCAAGGACCGTCCCGACGGCTACTACATCGGGGTCGGCCGCATCGCGACGGTGGCCGCGACCGTGCTCGCGATCTTCACCGCGCTGATCGCGGCCGGCTACTCCAACCTGATGGACTACCTGCAGACACTGTTCGGGTTCTTCAACGCCCCGCTGTTCGCGACATTCATCCTCGGCATGTTCTGGCGCCGGATGACCGCGACCGCGGGCTGGACCGGTCTGGTGGCCGGGACCCTCTCTGCCGTCGCCGTTTTCCTGCTGGGCGAGTCCGGCGTGATCAACCTGCCCGGGCAGGGTGTGCCGTTCGTGGCGGCGGCCGCGGCCTTCGTCGTCGACATCGCGGTCAGCGTGGTGGTGAGCCTGGTTACCGCGCCCAAACCCGCGCACGAACTCACAGGCCTGGTGTACTCGGAGACCCCGCGCGAGATCTTCCACGACCCCGAGAGCGCAGGGAAGCCCTGGTATCTGAGGGCGACGCCGCTGGCGGCGGTCGCAATCGGACTCGCCGTCGTGCTCAACATCGTCTTCCACTGA